GAAGGTCAAGACCGCCACCCGATCTCCGCCGTCAAGTAAGTTGTGATTGTACATTAACACTCTTGCTTCCGCATACAAAAATCACCTAGTTTATTATAtgatccaaaaaaattttaaatcgaAATTTTTTGGCTTTTGAATTGAAAACTATTGATagagatatttattttgactttCTTAGGAAACTAGAATTTGGTTTCAAAATTAATGCAAAGCCAAAATATAGTTTAGTGTTGAATTAACACAATTTGCAAGGACAAGAGTGCAGAAAGATGATAATTCCATTCATCTTTGTTTCTTAGTTTCTTACCACCAATGTTATTAGGATGTCCGATGCTTGTGTGGATTTCAAGTTCACTTTAAAAGTGATGATTgacaaggaaaaaaagaaggtGCTCTTTGCAGAATCCGACCGCCAATTTGTAGACATTCTGCTGAGCTTCTTGAGTTTGCCTATGGGGAGAATTGTCAATGTCCTCAACGACCACTTTGGCCAGAAGGCGCCCGTCATTGAAGGCTGAGTCGATTGCTGTGAAGATAGGATTGAAGGAGGTgattcttcttgattctttccctATAGTTTCATTCAGCTTTTGTAGTGTTTGATTAcaaattttacttttgttttgaataGATCTTGACTTTGCTGAAGCTGTGCTTCATCTCCCCAACTCCATTTGCGGATCTCGTGCTAAACTAAACAAGTTTGGCTCTTGCTCCCGAGCCAAAGACATTGGTTAATCATACTGAATTTCAAGAGAAGTTAGGGTCTAAGAAGATGGTTTTGAAAATGGTGGTGATTGTTAGTTGTTAGAATCACTTAGATCTAGTTTTACTTTGTGTTGAATGCATAATTATGGTTCACTTCTGCCTATCTGTCACTCTAGTTGGTCAGTTAGCGTAGATTGACATGGATTTTCCGTTGCGCTGTTGTTATGTGCGTGAGCGTAGGTTGCACGTATGTATAAGCGAGTGCGAGTGCGAGTAATTGAAGGATAAGATTCGTTTTGCGATTCCGGCAATCGACGCGGGATCGCAGAATTGGTTGAGGGGATTGAACCGCCGGAGCACGTGGTATCAACTTGGGTTCTGCAGTGTCTAGATTCGAATTCTGGTGTCAAATCGAGAAATTGATTGAGTGGTTTTGTTGACAGGAAGGAGAGGAGGAGTATGGCCGTGGCCTCCGATACGATGATGGCCGAAATGTTAGGGATGCCGGCGACGTACAACCTTTTTGACTGCATCTTTTCAGCTATATTTTGACATTAGTTTAGATGGTGTTGTTTGGTTTCCTATACAAGTAATCTtttgagtaatattttaaagcgatattcaaattaaatattgaggGATCCATGAGACAAAATATTTAGTGCCCCACcatataattcaattgaaCAATTGCAGTCACTCATATAAGCGCTCGCTCATCTAGATGTCTCATCCTAGAATTAACGTAAAtatgttattaattaattagaataatactaatatgaaaataatgagAGAGAGTATCTGGGATCTAACAAATTCCATATATaatgattaataaattatgtaatcCCGTAATTATGTAATGAAATATCCCTTAAATAtgttatcaattaattataataatactaaaaagacTGAGATATTTATGGGATCTACTAACTgccatatataaatatcaatttaattatgtaatccCGTAATTatggaatgaaatattttcgtaattatattatcaatttattatgaGATTTGTAACaaccacacaaaatataaattgaaactatatattcttttaatcccattatataattataatttcccTAAACTGCCTCTCCATCCCACGACGGTCCGCCCAAGGTTCATGCGTctttatcatattttactttggattgtgaattattattaaatttttgttacaaaataatgatttttctAAAGTCCATTCTTTCTTCcaggaaattaattaaacaatggAGGAAGAGAGAGATCGGATGAACCAACTCCCTGACGATATTCTTCTACTCATCCTCGGCAAAATGGACACATTTGAAGCCGTTAAAACCACGATTCTCTCCCATAGATGGAAACACCTATGGCGTCTCGTCCCCAGCCTCCGCTTCCACTTGAGCTGCGACTCAAAAGATTTAACTATCCGCTTCTCTCACTTGGTCTCCCGCTGCCTCTCTCACCGTGACTCCGCAGCCGCTGTCCACGACTTCCACCTCTCACTCGACGTCCCTAGATTCAGTCTAGTTGACTACGAATTCTTGGACGAAATTGTGGAGGAATGCGTGCTCTACGCCATCAATCACGACGTTCAATCCATCCGCGTCGACACCAATCAGTCACTGACGCTTCCTGTAGCGTTTATATCATGCAAGACGCTGCAGGAGCTCGACCTCCGGCGGTCCTATTTGGTTTACGTGCCTGGTCGCTTATCTTtaccaaatttgaaaaccctTTATCTTGAAACTGGATTCTTCTTCCGCGGTAATCACAACGAAGTGGAGCCTTTTTCCGGCCTTCCAGAGCTGGAGAAGCTTACTCTCATCGGTTCTTTTAAGAATGGCCTTGTTATAAAGGCACCAAAGCTTAGAGTTCTTGAAATCACCACTACTTGCGTAGTGAAAGAGATTTACACCCCCTTGCTTACCTCTTTTAGGTACGAGTCTGATAGGGCTTGGAAGTGTGCAACCGTGAATCTCCCCATGTTGGAGCAAGTCCATTTAGACATTTATCTTACTAATCCATGGTACAATTACCGGCATCACATTCATTTTGTTAAGATGCTTCACCAATTTGAAACTGCCACCATAGTTTCACTGACTTTGGACACTCTCAGGGtacctttctctctctttctcctcgTACTAATGTATGCATATATGTACTTTATTGTAATGGTTGTTTGATAATGATAGGTTCTTGAATTCAATGGTGGTCCCTTTGAGCAAACTCCTCCTCCCCCATTTCCCAACATGAAATGTCTCAAGGTGATAGAGGGGCGTCACGGAATTCGCACAGTATTTCAAGGAGTAATGAACTATTTGACGGGGACTTTGTATAGTGAGGTGGAGTTTCCTCCTAATGTGACTGTTGTTGAACAAATTTTCGACATAGACTATTATGAACAGTATGGCGGGTCAGATTCTAACTATACTGACAGCGATTAAGACATTGAATTACAACTATTTTCACTTGTTTCAGTTATTTTGCTGTGTGCTTTGGATATTGTTCTTTGAAGCCTTGGATATCGTTCTGTTTtcgttattatggaagttttaGTGGAATCTTGTGatgttgagttttttttttcagcttGTTGGATGCTTCGCGCAATTGTTAGTTGTTAGAATCACTTAGATCTAGTTTTACTTCTTGTTGAATGCATAATTATGGTTCACTTCTGCCTATCTGTCACTCTAGTTGGTCATTTAGCATAAATCCAGTAGTTTGCAGTTTAAATTTCTCGTTTACGTTTCTTCCAAGGCATGCTCTGTTTTTTCTTGAAGTTTGTTCATCCATGGTATTTCAAATACTTAAGAAAGATGAagtagaaaattgaaataccAATTACTACCAAGCCACCCAAAAACACAACCCCCCTAGACAGAGTTGGCCTATAGATGCTCAAGTTCGAGGAGCTCGGGTTATGATTATCCGCCTTCCTTCTCATAAATTCATCTTTCAAATTAAGAGTGCAGTTGCCATGTCCGGCTGTTAGGACAATGAAGTGGCCATGTTCCACATCTCCGAGAGAAACCTTGACCTGAATGATAAGAATGTTTCAAGTTGAAAAGGACAAAATTCATACTGAGGTTCTCAACATGAGGCATATTTAGGTGTTTCACAACTCATAATGTGCATCAGATTTATAATTACACATTGCCAGCATTTAATGGGATTTTCCCTTCTTGGTAAATTCCGGCATAAATCATGAATGGGAACATCTTAAAGTTagttaaaaaaacataaatactTCTAGCAGATTTGATATATAATGTGAGACACAACATGTGATAAAAATGTAGTAAATCTAAGAGCAAAAATGAGTTATTATACctttttcattcattgaaGTTGGAATTAAAAAGTCCTAACTTTTGATATCACCCTCTTACTAAATAATTTGggatatatattattaataaatggCGTCCAACGATCCATGTTCTTAATTTTCGTAATATATACTAGAATAaatccactttttctctcttttaaatgcatattttttactttgcAAAACGTAATTCTCTCACCCAGAAAAAGAAGTTAAAAATGCATTCTCTGaccattaaatttaaatttttagggaattaaatataaatgttaATTGCTGAAATTAGTTCTTCGTATGCACTTattataactatttaaatttacttCCAATATCTACGGCAAAatcaatttgattaattgattacttgatttgatttactcacaaaattaaagaagcCTCCATATTCATGCATGCAGAAAATCAAGATAAGCTGCGTtaaaattcggtatataccttaaaatactattatgaaatactctctccatcccataaCAATACGTgttctttctattttcgtccatccaacaaaaatatgtgcattccatttttggaaagttatcCCACTTTATTAGTACCTCTATACATCTATTTATTTACACCTTACACCATAATtatccactactaaaaatgtgagtctcactatccactaacactattttaactactCGTCTTCTCCTCCTCTCGCTTACTTtcattttgtcttaattcccTTGACATATCTATTGtcacatattttttatgggacggagggagtataaatgaTGTACAAGTGTTATTCCGATCGATTTAATTTGGTGTTTAGTTAGCTGCACTCCGAGTCTCTCCTAAGATATTGAGATATTAAGacaattaattagatattgaGATGAGTATCAAGTTTACCCAAAATTCAtgctaattaaatttgaaaatcatcTTCACCAAATGTAAATGGATCGAAGATGAGTTGAAATGATATTAGCTTACAAAATGCAGGTTAATCATGCATCACAATTCACACATGCATTGATGTGGCCAATTGCATAGACACAAGAAAATCTCAAATTCTCTAgtgcaaataataataatctcaacccaaaaagATCAAAACTCTGCTGCATGATTTGATTATTAgaattaaacattaaataaaaacagtaAAACATGCTTCCAAACATGACCTAGTATATGGAATTTTTAGCTATTTTTAACATCGAGAAGAAATTAAGTCGAAAGTGAAGTGCATGAATATatagaagagaaataaaaagcAATGTACATATATTTGTGGAAATTGACTTTACAATTAGGGTGATCACTTGCGTAACTTGATCAGTTCTTTCTCTTCAGTGGTAAGAATCTAACTCAACCagattaattgttttatggGAATATTCTTACCTGTGATTTATTTCCCAGCCGGCAGCCCCGACACGCCGATCATCTTCATCCCTCCAAGAAAACATCCAAGAAAGACCCCAATCAAAGTTGAGAAGATAGCAGCGCCGCACGCACCACCGGCAGCCCCGACACGCCGATCATCTTCTGTCCCTCCAAAGAAAACATCCAAGAATAAGGTGCGCCGCACTCACCACCGGCAGCCCCGACACGCCGATCATCTTCTATCCATCCAAGAAAACATCCAAGAATAAGGTGCGCCTTAATTTTGTCTCTTCTTCTTGAAAATGTGTAGTTTATTTAGTTGTTGTATAGAGAATCTGGGGCTTAATAAATCCGAGTTGCGAGAAAGATGTTGCAAGTTTCATGAAAGATGAATTTACAGCGAGGTGGGGAAGATTCCAAAGAgaatttaatgtattttttatttctaaaatgtCCACGTGTcaatttaatgtattttttaattttagcaaATGTTTTTGATCCTCCCCGAACCAGAAATTACGgtaggaagaagatgaaggacaggccctaattaattattttgaagatGAAAACAAAACTATCCTGAAAACTCACTTTCTGCAGCCCAATAATATTAccaaaaaatggaaaacataACTATCCTCAAAGCCCACTTTCTGCAGCCCAATAATCATACTATCCTGTGAGTCCACTTTCATCCatgcaaataatattacaCTATGTTAGAATTGTTATGATCTAACAGACTATAACTTTTTTTGTCTAAAGGCATTGAAGAAGAATGGAAGAGGAGCCACCAACCAAACGCGTGAAAGTAGGGGAACAGAAGCAAGAAGTGAAATACAATGTACAACACATCAAGAAGGCCAGCTCGTTTAACAAAGTAGACATGGTGGATAATTGCTTGGGAATTCAAGGGAAACTGACTTGTCTCCCTATAATGGAGAAAGACTACAATCATCAGAAGGGATTGGCCGGTATTAAGAACTCAAACACGGTCAACATGAGGTTATTCAGCAAGTCTACATCTAGTTTGTTGGTGGAAGACGTCAGTTTCACGTTGGATCACTGGTTGTGTAAGCAGTTAACAACCCAAATTGATGCTGATACAGAGCTTCGGCATCTTTGTGCTCGGGAGTTTATAAAAAATCGCGAGACGTGGTGGAATCGCATTTCCTCGGACTTTTGTAGTATTTTTGGACCGGTTGTTGATGGCATTAGGGCGCTTCATTCCGCTGGTAAGTATCATGGAAATCTTAAGTACGGAATTGTGATCAGCGTCAAGAAAAACCAACCTCCGAAGGGCCACATTTCAAACACTAAAGATCGATCTCCTAAGGAACTAGAAGAGCTACAGAGAGCAGACGTCAAACAACTCATATCCTTAATTGACCGTGTCATAAAGTTTCCGTTCTCGGAAACAACTTGTGAACCTTTTATCCCACCCTACATAGATTCGTTGTGTCTAAAGCAGCTAAAGGATTGGAATTATCACTATAGTCGCTTGCGGAAGCAATGGGATCTCAATCCGGTGATATTCTGGGATGAAGAACAGACGATAAAGTTGTTGTACGCGGtattttggatattatttAGAGACGATACTACATTTGCCAGATCAATTGTTGCCGGTGCTTTTAAGAATGTAGATTGGCATGTACGGGTGGAGGAAAAGCAAAATGCGAACATGAATGCTGTCTTGAATGATATTACATGTAATGGGTTGAACAAGCTAAGATTCTGGAGGAATTGTATGCAGCATATGGGGTCCACGGATAAGGAAGTTAGTAAGAATTATAGTGATCGTGAGACCACCCACAGATTCCTCATTAAAATTATCCCGGAGTTAATTACTGAGACCGTAGATGCCACGCGTAGGTTGACCAATTTTGAATTAGTCAGATTGTTGAAAACCGTTAGTCATCTGGGGATGAAGATAGAGTATA
The genomic region above belongs to Salvia hispanica cultivar TCC Black 2014 chromosome 3, UniMelb_Shisp_WGS_1.0, whole genome shotgun sequence and contains:
- the LOC125214285 gene encoding F-box/LRR-repeat protein At3g26922-like; this translates as MEEERDRMNQLPDDILLLILGKMDTFEAVKTTILSHRWKHLWRLVPSLRFHLSCDSKDLTIRFSHLVSRCLSHRDSAAAVHDFHLSLDVPRFSLVDYEFLDEIVEECVLYAINHDVQSIRVDTNQSLTLPVAFISCKTLQELDLRRSYLVYVPGRLSLPNLKTLYLETGFFFRGNHNEVEPFSGLPELEKLTLIGSFKNGLVIKAPKLRVLEITTTCVVKEIYTPLLTSFRYESDRAWKCATVNLPMLEQVHLDIYLTNPWYNYRHHIHFVKMLHQFETATIVSLTLDTLRVLEFNGGPFEQTPPPPFPNMKCLKVIEGRHGIRTVFQGVMNYLTGTLYSEVEFPPNVTVVEQIFDIDYYEQYGGSDSNYTDSD